A stretch of Paucidesulfovibrio gracilis DSM 16080 DNA encodes these proteins:
- a CDS encoding 4Fe-4S binding protein yields the protein MRILRRFMRPSTRAFFDAADEAGKNWYEKIHGYCYARWPYLYIGVATGSRKLAALLTLPLSLWVCRRNPPFPGKGDERPSFADSYHGKPMPLEDATRLVTLNRSVHMPDLEHVVPYAQAREIILRNPERIVLLDCPCRVVRKNPCLPLDVCLIIGDPVASFILDHQPERAREITPEEAVRVLKETDERGNVHHAFFKEAMLGRFYAICNCCSCCCGAMQAQRNGIPMLCSSGYAAQVDAERCVGCGNCTKYCQFDALRLEDGLVHVTGDCMGCGVCVSKCPKDALSLVRAPERGTPLQVERLEDLENSSK from the coding sequence ATGCGGATATTGCGGCGATTCATGCGGCCTTCCACACGGGCTTTTTTCGATGCGGCGGACGAGGCAGGAAAAAATTGGTACGAAAAGATCCACGGGTATTGCTATGCCCGCTGGCCTTACCTCTATATCGGCGTGGCCACGGGGTCTCGGAAGCTGGCCGCGCTCCTGACGCTGCCGCTTTCCCTCTGGGTGTGTCGACGCAACCCGCCATTTCCCGGGAAAGGGGACGAGCGTCCTTCGTTCGCGGATTCCTACCACGGCAAACCCATGCCCCTGGAGGACGCCACCCGGCTTGTAACACTGAATCGGTCCGTACACATGCCCGACCTGGAGCACGTGGTCCCCTATGCGCAGGCCCGGGAGATCATTCTGCGTAATCCGGAACGTATCGTTCTCTTGGACTGCCCCTGCCGTGTGGTGCGGAAAAATCCGTGTCTTCCGCTGGACGTCTGTCTGATCATCGGTGACCCGGTGGCTTCGTTCATTCTGGATCATCAACCCGAGCGCGCCCGGGAGATTACGCCAGAGGAAGCCGTGCGTGTGCTCAAGGAAACGGATGAGCGTGGCAACGTCCACCACGCTTTTTTCAAGGAAGCCATGCTCGGACGGTTTTATGCCATTTGCAACTGCTGCTCCTGTTGCTGCGGGGCAATGCAGGCCCAGCGCAATGGGATTCCCATGCTCTGCTCCTCGGGGTATGCGGCGCAGGTGGATGCCGAGCGGTGCGTGGGCTGCGGCAATTGCACCAAGTATTGCCAGTTCGATGCGTTGCGTCTGGAAGACGGACTGGTCCATGTGACCGGGGACTGCATGGGCTGCGGGGTGTGCGTGTCCAAATGCCCCAAGGACGCCCTGTCGTTGGTGCGTGCGCCCGAGCGCGGCACGCCATTGCAGGTGGAGCGCCTGGAAGATCTGGAGAATTCCTCGAAATAA
- a CDS encoding aldehyde ferredoxin oxidoreductase C-terminal domain-containing protein — MRPLASFGGWTGRYLHVDLNRQKCREYPLPMDARLHWLGGRGLGAFFLSPCASLAWDHPDMPISFCAGPLTGTTVPGTGSVHITTRSPLTGAVGHAAAGGRFGQELKQAGWDAVVITGHSPHPCGLEIRDQEARLVPAHTLARSPASHIFTALEEFGSTACIGQAAVNGCAFASILVDRHHAAQRTGLGRPLAVKRLQYIAIRGTQAVPCADPEGLERAKRDITRLIMASPALMGRYGLHRYGEAALFDPVHARHAAAVQHFRATCFSGRSGCNGPALGRSYRSHKHDCASCPVGCTRVVPALEDQSGFSLPGFHALNHFTALLGNADLDAAVHAHRQCMEWGMDPVSAGATLACLAELRGQDIAPDELLELLQAMALGTTPLCHGAEALARHAGRPEIAMTVKGLELPGLDPRGSYGFALACAVSTRGGCAEGALPLSHEILRKPAPTDRHSFAGKARMVKLAEDHIAALESLGVCRRLFFGPGLEEYARAMRAVTGLDTEQASALALARCGEQVVLEERRINAANGFTAVHDDLPSRFFTPKHKGKQTAGQTSAPDPLSRRAFLAARERYYQIRGLDRQGRPLDGRHSPPPHAPLPQSACPDAGPLQDALMRCETRLVRTGLVHAGQPPLLAALDNTLVWNRTEPHEAGQRAILESILTASGASALTLVRPAFPYAPLLDLLGREALADQGSDPARITPRDCETRTFLHDIPVCATLHPNLAKTALADRKSCVIPGLGVLALGSMVPEQALVSISSTCFALFVLFASQLLQSDPADISQKRLALYQRLRKHAHPDTEPAKPHPTPEHGPFADRAAALAAMTEAGRAVVEHGLVDSSFGNVSCLCSESSGQTMLISQTGSFLDQLEDCVDACPLDGSSTEGMTASSECLAHERTYALDPRIRTILHGHPPFSVILSMRCNEPDAPTCDVGRAGECHLRCPKERFLDIPGPCAVPIIPGEVGTGPTGLCQTLPHALTKYGVAVVHGHGVFAVGDTDFAHPFQLLQETETACARAFFEHMDQRLQHG, encoded by the coding sequence AGGCTCCACTGGCTGGGCGGGCGAGGGCTGGGCGCGTTCTTCCTCTCCCCCTGCGCGTCCCTGGCCTGGGACCATCCCGACATGCCCATAAGCTTTTGCGCCGGACCGCTCACAGGAACCACGGTCCCCGGCACTGGCTCCGTTCACATCACCACTCGTTCCCCGCTCACGGGAGCCGTGGGGCATGCCGCGGCGGGCGGACGGTTCGGGCAGGAGCTGAAGCAGGCCGGATGGGATGCCGTGGTCATCACCGGCCACAGCCCGCATCCCTGCGGCCTGGAAATCCGCGATCAAGAGGCCCGGCTGGTTCCGGCTCATACGCTGGCCCGGTCCCCTGCCTCACACATCTTCACAGCGCTGGAGGAATTCGGCTCCACGGCCTGCATCGGCCAGGCGGCCGTCAACGGCTGCGCCTTTGCCTCGATCCTGGTGGACCGGCACCACGCCGCCCAACGAACCGGATTGGGCCGCCCCCTTGCCGTGAAACGCCTGCAATACATCGCAATTCGCGGCACCCAAGCCGTGCCGTGCGCCGACCCCGAAGGCCTGGAACGGGCGAAGAGGGACATTACCAGGCTGATCATGGCCTCTCCCGCGCTCATGGGCCGTTACGGGCTGCACCGATACGGCGAGGCCGCCCTGTTTGATCCCGTGCATGCCCGACATGCCGCAGCGGTGCAACATTTTCGGGCAACATGCTTTTCCGGCCGGTCCGGCTGCAATGGTCCGGCCCTGGGACGATCGTACCGTTCCCATAAGCATGACTGCGCCTCCTGCCCGGTGGGCTGCACACGGGTGGTTCCGGCCCTCGAAGACCAATCCGGCTTTTCCCTCCCAGGATTCCACGCCCTGAACCATTTCACGGCGCTGTTGGGCAATGCCGACCTGGACGCAGCGGTTCACGCCCATCGGCAATGCATGGAATGGGGCATGGATCCTGTTTCCGCGGGCGCAACCCTGGCTTGCCTTGCCGAGTTGCGCGGCCAGGACATCGCCCCGGACGAACTCCTGGAGCTGCTTCAGGCCATGGCCCTCGGAACCACGCCGCTCTGTCACGGCGCCGAAGCATTGGCACGGCACGCGGGACGGCCCGAAATCGCCATGACGGTAAAAGGACTGGAATTGCCCGGCCTGGACCCACGCGGCTCCTACGGCTTTGCCCTGGCCTGCGCCGTTTCCACCCGCGGGGGATGCGCGGAGGGCGCCCTTCCCTTGAGCCATGAAATACTGCGCAAACCAGCCCCCACGGACCGCCACAGCTTTGCGGGCAAGGCGCGCATGGTCAAGCTGGCCGAGGACCACATTGCGGCCCTGGAAAGTCTGGGCGTGTGCCGCCGCTTGTTTTTCGGGCCGGGGCTGGAAGAATACGCCCGCGCCATGCGTGCGGTCACGGGCCTGGACACCGAGCAGGCATCGGCCCTGGCTCTGGCCCGCTGCGGGGAACAGGTGGTCCTTGAGGAACGCCGCATCAACGCGGCCAACGGGTTTACCGCTGTTCACGACGATTTGCCGTCCCGTTTCTTCACCCCGAAACACAAGGGAAAGCAAACAGCTGGACAGACGTCCGCCCCGGATCCTCTTTCCCGCCGTGCATTTCTCGCGGCCCGGGAACGCTATTACCAAATCCGTGGATTGGACCGACAGGGCCGTCCCCTTGATGGTCGCCATTCCCCACCGCCCCATGCCCCATTGCCACAATCCGCATGCCCGGACGCCGGACCATTGCAGGACGCGCTGATGCGGTGCGAAACCCGGCTTGTTCGCACCGGACTGGTCCATGCCGGACAACCGCCCCTGCTGGCCGCGCTGGACAACACGCTGGTGTGGAATCGAACGGAACCGCACGAAGCCGGACAACGCGCAATACTGGAGAGCATCCTCACCGCGTCCGGCGCCTCGGCCCTGACCCTGGTACGGCCCGCGTTTCCCTATGCCCCCCTTTTGGACCTGCTCGGACGGGAAGCTCTGGCCGATCAGGGTTCCGATCCCGCCCGGATCACGCCCAGGGATTGCGAAACCCGGACCTTTCTGCATGACATCCCCGTGTGCGCGACGCTTCATCCCAACCTGGCGAAAACCGCTTTGGCCGACCGCAAGAGCTGCGTCATTCCGGGCCTGGGCGTTCTGGCTTTGGGCAGCATGGTGCCGGAACAGGCGCTGGTTTCGATCAGTTCCACCTGCTTTGCGCTGTTTGTGCTCTTTGCCTCCCAATTGCTGCAATCCGATCCCGCAGACATCTCCCAGAAGCGCCTGGCCTTGTACCAACGCCTTCGCAAGCATGCCCACCCGGATACCGAACCGGCCAAGCCCCACCCCACGCCGGAACACGGACCATTTGCCGACCGCGCCGCCGCGCTTGCGGCCATGACGGAAGCGGGCCGTGCCGTGGTGGAACACGGACTGGTGGACTCATCGTTCGGCAACGTGTCCTGCCTTTGTTCGGAATCCAGCGGACAAACCATGCTCATTTCCCAGACAGGCAGCTTTCTGGACCAGCTTGAGGACTGTGTGGACGCCTGCCCCCTGGACGGATCCTCCACAGAAGGCATGACCGCGTCCAGCGAATGCCTGGCGCATGAACGCACCTACGCTCTGGACCCGCGAATTCGAACGATTCTGCACGGCCATCCCCCCTTTTCCGTCATCCTCTCCATGCGCTGCAACGAACCGGATGCCCCGACCTGCGATGTGGGCCGCGCCGGGGAATGCCATTTGCGATGTCCCAAAGAACGTTTTCTGGACATCCCCGGTCCCTGCGCCGTACCCATCATACCCGGCGAAGTGGGCACCGGTCCCACGGGCCTTTGCCAAACCCTGCCCCACGCTCTGACCAAATACGGGGTGGCGGTTGTACACGGACACGGCGTGTTCGCGGTCGGAGACACGGACTTCGCGCACCCGTTTCAACTCCTGCAGGAAACGGAAACCGCGTGCGCACGCGCCTTTTTCGAACACATGGACCAACGGCTCCAACACGGCTGA
- a CDS encoding Tex family protein translates to MSTDHTQRLAQELSLPRNGVRSVLELLEQGATIPFIARYRKEATGSLDEVAVTAIRDLAERYQELDKRRSAILKSLEERDLLTDELHKAVNAAPDLAALEDVYLPHRPKRRTRATMARERGLEPLARRIYLQEEFDPRRTAEAYLRPDEDKDHCVPDVDAALAGARDIVAEWVSEDARVRKALRTLFERRARLHTGLARGKKEADPDNAKFRDYFEYNEPFARIPSHRALAALRGEAEGILNLSLRPDDQEAVALLTRGMVKKRNAAARELETALADAWKRLLAPSLENELRKQLKERADQQAIAVFAANLRELLLAAPLGPHPVLALDPGFRTGAKVAVLDAQGALLEHTTIYPTKGKADAQRAAETLRTLAESFPIRAVAIGNGTASRETETFVRDLALQARPAAQAATPRPVDVIMVNEAGASVYSASATARREFPDLDLTVRGAVSIGRRLMDPLAELVKIDPKSIGVGQYQHDVDQSALRRALDEVVQSCVSAVGVDLNTASPELLQAVPGIGPKVAEAIVERRQHQGPFTTRRELLKVKGLGPKAFEQCAGFLRVHGGTDPLDASAVHPERYALVRGMAQSLGLSVEQLMNNAEQRKKLDLDQFLDGDVGLPTLRDILAELEKPGRDPRARFEVFSFADVHELSDLEPGMQLPGIVTNVTAFGAFVDVGVHQDGLVHVSQLADRFVRDPAEVVRAGQQVHVRVLEVDASRKRISLSMKGLTT, encoded by the coding sequence ATGAGCACCGACCACACCCAACGTCTGGCCCAGGAACTTTCCCTGCCCCGCAACGGCGTCCGCTCCGTCCTTGAACTGCTGGAGCAGGGCGCCACCATTCCCTTTATCGCCCGGTATCGAAAGGAGGCCACCGGTTCACTGGACGAGGTGGCTGTTACGGCCATCCGCGACCTGGCCGAACGGTATCAGGAGCTAGACAAACGGCGAAGCGCCATTCTGAAATCATTGGAAGAACGCGACCTGCTCACGGACGAACTGCACAAAGCCGTAAACGCTGCACCGGATCTGGCCGCGCTTGAGGACGTGTACCTTCCGCATCGGCCCAAACGCCGCACCCGCGCCACCATGGCCCGGGAACGGGGATTGGAACCCTTGGCCCGGCGCATTTACCTGCAAGAGGAATTTGATCCGCGCCGCACGGCCGAAGCGTATCTTCGCCCGGACGAAGACAAAGATCATTGCGTCCCGGACGTGGACGCGGCCCTGGCCGGCGCACGGGACATTGTGGCTGAATGGGTCAGCGAGGACGCCCGGGTACGCAAAGCCCTGCGAACGCTGTTTGAACGCCGCGCCCGCTTGCACACCGGGCTGGCCCGCGGCAAAAAGGAAGCCGATCCGGACAACGCCAAATTCCGAGACTATTTTGAATACAACGAACCCTTTGCCCGCATTCCTTCCCACCGCGCCCTGGCCGCCCTGCGCGGCGAGGCCGAAGGCATCCTCAACCTGAGCCTGCGGCCGGATGACCAGGAAGCTGTGGCCCTGCTCACGCGGGGCATGGTCAAAAAACGTAACGCCGCGGCCCGCGAACTGGAAACCGCGCTGGCCGACGCCTGGAAGCGGCTGCTTGCCCCCTCCCTGGAAAACGAATTGCGTAAGCAGCTCAAGGAACGCGCGGACCAGCAGGCCATTGCCGTGTTCGCGGCCAACCTGCGGGAGCTGCTCCTGGCAGCCCCTCTCGGACCGCACCCCGTGCTGGCGTTGGATCCGGGCTTTCGTACCGGGGCCAAAGTCGCGGTCCTTGATGCCCAGGGCGCACTGCTGGAACACACCACCATTTACCCGACCAAGGGCAAGGCGGATGCACAGCGGGCTGCGGAAACCTTGCGCACACTTGCCGAAAGCTTTCCGATCCGTGCCGTGGCCATCGGGAACGGCACAGCCTCCCGCGAGACCGAAACCTTTGTGCGCGACCTCGCGCTCCAGGCCCGACCTGCGGCCCAGGCCGCCACGCCACGCCCCGTGGATGTGATCATGGTCAACGAGGCGGGTGCGTCGGTGTATTCTGCTTCAGCCACCGCACGCCGAGAATTCCCGGATCTGGATCTCACCGTGCGCGGCGCGGTTTCCATTGGTCGGCGGCTCATGGATCCGCTGGCCGAGCTGGTCAAGATCGACCCCAAGTCCATTGGCGTGGGCCAATACCAACACGACGTGGACCAGTCCGCCCTGCGCCGCGCCCTGGACGAAGTGGTGCAAAGCTGCGTCAGCGCCGTGGGCGTGGATCTGAACACGGCCAGTCCGGAGCTGCTCCAGGCCGTACCCGGCATCGGTCCCAAAGTGGCCGAAGCCATTGTGGAACGCCGTCAGCACCAAGGGCCGTTCACCACCCGGCGAGAACTTCTCAAGGTCAAGGGACTCGGTCCCAAGGCCTTTGAACAATGCGCGGGATTCCTGCGCGTGCACGGCGGCACCGACCCCCTGGACGCCAGCGCGGTTCACCCGGAACGATACGCATTGGTGCGCGGCATGGCCCAAAGCCTGGGCCTTTCTGTTGAACAGTTAATGAACAATGCTGAACAGCGTAAAAAACTGGACCTGGACCAGTTCCTGGACGGTGACGTGGGTCTGCCCACCCTGCGCGACATTCTGGCCGAACTGGAAAAACCGGGCCGCGACCCACGCGCCAGGTTCGAGGTGTTTTCCTTTGCGGACGTACATGAACTGAGCGACCTGGAACCGGGCATGCAGCTTCCCGGCATTGTGACAAACGTCACGGCCTTTGGCGCGTTTGTGGATGTGGGAGTGCACCAGGACGGACTGGTGCATGTCAGCCAGCTGGCGGACCGCTTTGTGCGCGACCCCGCAGAGGTGGTACGAGCCGGACAACAGGTGCATGTCCGTGTGTTGGAGGTGGACGCCTCCCGCAAACGCATCAGCCTGAGCATGAAGGGGCTGACCACCTGA